In Mercenaria mercenaria strain notata chromosome 15, MADL_Memer_1, whole genome shotgun sequence, a single genomic region encodes these proteins:
- the LOC123540031 gene encoding integumentary mucin A.1-like, giving the protein MKPALYLGYFILGFILFSAKVAECITCLNCQNIADLGNCKDVLICKEDEVCYIDKVLSTTTYEPLYNTGCKKMKYCQLEFCNKKAYGDGNSRRKRVTGEDLTLCSQCCYEDSCNAEGCGYKHPQNNNTQCFSCDEVYEGGPPCINTIDCDLKLYACSVTRNPRSNHPDAYALGCKYKRAQCDTFLNLNENQKDVNVKCCDTTLCNTSPYNRKVNKTAIAMDFECPTGIARPTTTSAPTTNTTKAQTTTTVDTTTATTITTTERPTTRPPMPTPTTSPPTLSPTKPSVNTSQTTIGLPTKPPTKQPTFTPSPPTTQPTTNATTTTTKPTTKITTTNPTTRITTQTDNENNSNTTDNKNNNNTTDNENNNNTHFNTGSFNKSSTENITANHNYMCSVCRSKVPL; this is encoded by the exons GATATTTCATACTTGGATTTATTTTGTTCTCCGCAAAAG tTGCCGAATGCATCACGTGTCTTAATTGCCAAAACATTGCGGACCTAGGTAACTGTAAGGATGTCCTTATATGCAAGGAAGACGAG GTTTGCTACATTGACAAAGTTTTGTCCACTACAACTTATGAACCGCTTTACAATACCGGATGTAAAAAAATGAAG TATTGCCAATTGGAATTCTGCAACAAGAAAGCATATGGCGATGGTAATTCTCGAAGAAAGAGGGTGACCGGAGAAGATCTTACATTGTGCTCCCAGTGTTGTTACGAAGATAGTTGCAATGCAGAAGGATGTGGATATAAAC ATCCTCAAAATAACAACACACAATGCTTTAGTTGTGACGAAGTATACGAAGGCGGACCACCTTGTATTAACACAATTGATTGCGACCTGAAGTTATAT GCATGTTCAGTAACCCGTAATCCTAGATCGAATCACCCAGATGCATATGCACTTGGCTGTAAATATAAAAGAGCG CAATGCGACACATTTCTCAATCTGAATGAAAACCAGAAGGATGTAAACGTGAAATGTTGTGACACAACTCTTTGTAACACCAGTCCATACAACAGAAAAGTCAACAAAACCGCCATTG CAATGGACTTTGAATGTCCAACTGGAattg cGCGTCCTACAACAACATCTGCACCAACAACCAACACAACAAAAG CACAAACAACAACGACCGTAGATACAACTACAGCAACTACAATTACAACAACAG AACGACCAACAACGAGACCACCGATGCCTACACCAACGACCTCAC CACCAACTCTGTCGCCAACTAAACCATCGGTAAACACTTCTCAAACAA CCATTGGCCTTCCGACGAAACCACCAACAAAGCAGCCAACATTTACTCCTAGTCCACCAACAACACAACCTACAACaaatgcaacaacaacaacaacaaaacctacaacgaaaataacaacaacaaacccGACAACGAGAATAACAACACAAACCGACAACGAAAACAACAGCAACACAACcgacaacaaaaataacaacaacacaaCCGACAACGAAAATAATAACAACACCCACTTCAACACTGGCAGCTTCAACAAGTCCTCCACCGAAAACATTACCGCCAATCACAA CTACATGTGCAGTGTGTGCCGGTCCAAAGTTCCTCTGTGA